The following are from one region of the Methanolacinia paynteri genome:
- a CDS encoding V-type ATPase subunit subunit G family protein — translation MKTEVLKSIKETEEEYKSMISTAHEEKKRAIANSEQEAGNLIAKAKSDAEEYKNKRIADARAEAAKQYAEIVKEGEKRAEALKKNAASNLDKAVEQLVSQFKVKVNV, via the coding sequence ATGAAGACTGAGGTCCTCAAGAGCATCAAAGAGACAGAAGAAGAGTACAAATCAATGATCAGCACTGCCCACGAAGAAAAGAAGCGCGCAATCGCTAATTCGGAGCAGGAAGCTGGAAATCTTATTGCGAAAGCAAAGTCAGATGCCGAAGAGTACAAGAACAAGCGCATCGCAGACGCAAGGGCTGAGGCAGCCAAACAATACGCAGAGATCGTCAAAGAAGGCGAGAAGCGAGCTGAAGCTCTGAAAAAGAACGCAGCCTCCAACCTTGACAAAGCAGTGGAACAACTTGTTTCACAGTTCAAGGTGAAGGTCAATGTTTAA